A part of Prolixibacteraceae bacterium genomic DNA contains:
- a CDS encoding inorganic phosphate transporter → METFYLTLVVILFALAISDLIVGVSNDAVNFLNSAIGSKAAPKWVIFAVASLGILVGATFSSGMMEVARKGIMNPNMFMFNEIMIIFVTVMITDIILLDLFNSLGLPTSTTVSIVFELLGSSVAVALVKISNLGQSIADIHQYINTDKALAIIFGILFSVVIAFSIGALVQWITRLIFTFKFDKKIKYYGSIFGGLCLAFITYFILIKGAKGASWIDPEHVKYIKSHTTTIISICFISCTVILQLISMIFKKVNILKVVVLIGTFALAMAFAGNDLVNFIGVPLAGFESFNAWRVSGLAPDAMSMSILTKPVETETYMLLIAGIIMIVTLITSKKAKKVIATSLNLSNQGESEERFESSAVSRAIVRSSISVSQGLGKIVAEGIKGRIRKRFTKQPKNEDDTAFDLIRASVNLVVASILISIGTSYKLPLSTTYVTFMVAMGTSLADKAWDRESAVYRISGVFTVVGGWFMTAIVAFSSAAIIGATISVVGDGTVFLFLALAIFLVFKSTFKSKKDNDNEEEEELTEEVLETTKVLEKSKQRVTNSVLITSKGYLVAIESFLNEDRKNIKEILEEVDYLSQKTKKWKNNVNSVVLRLQADSVETGHYYVQIVDYLRELSHSLNYIITPLYEHISNNHRPFVDVQAEELIQLVNKVNDFYNSVIHVVKEERFDKIDELINERGEVLEFMSELEKLQIKRIKKKEVNTRNSVLFFNILSESKNLLFHSVNIAKAYRDFVHYSKKSI, encoded by the coding sequence ATGGAAACGTTTTATTTAACGCTAGTAGTTATACTGTTCGCCTTGGCGATTTCTGACCTTATAGTGGGGGTTAGTAATGATGCAGTAAACTTCTTAAATTCGGCTATTGGATCAAAGGCTGCACCCAAATGGGTCATCTTTGCCGTAGCGAGTTTGGGTATTTTAGTTGGGGCCACATTCTCTAGTGGGATGATGGAGGTGGCTCGTAAGGGTATTATGAATCCAAATATGTTCATGTTCAATGAGATTATGATCATATTTGTCACAGTCATGATTACCGATATTATCTTATTAGACCTCTTTAACTCATTGGGACTACCTACTTCTACAACTGTATCAATTGTATTTGAATTACTAGGTTCTTCTGTAGCTGTTGCATTGGTGAAAATATCAAACTTAGGGCAGTCTATTGCTGATATTCACCAATATATTAATACAGATAAAGCGTTGGCCATTATATTTGGCATACTATTCTCTGTCGTTATAGCCTTCTCCATTGGAGCTTTAGTTCAATGGATAACGCGTTTGATCTTTACATTTAAGTTCGATAAGAAGATCAAATACTACGGCTCTATCTTTGGTGGACTTTGCCTAGCATTTATTACATACTTTATACTTATTAAAGGAGCAAAAGGTGCATCTTGGATTGATCCAGAACATGTAAAGTATATCAAAAGCCATACGACAACAATCATTAGCATCTGTTTTATTTCTTGTACTGTGATCCTCCAATTGATTTCGATGATATTTAAGAAGGTAAATATCTTGAAGGTCGTTGTTTTGATTGGTACATTTGCACTTGCAATGGCATTTGCTGGTAATGACTTGGTTAACTTCATCGGAGTTCCTTTAGCTGGTTTTGAGTCATTCAATGCATGGAGAGTATCAGGATTAGCTCCAGATGCGATGTCGATGTCTATTCTTACTAAACCAGTAGAAACAGAAACATATATGCTGTTGATTGCTGGTATTATCATGATCGTTACTTTGATCACTTCGAAGAAAGCAAAGAAAGTGATTGCCACTTCTCTTAACCTATCTAATCAAGGAGAATCTGAAGAACGTTTTGAATCGTCAGCAGTATCTAGAGCCATTGTAAGATCTTCCATTTCTGTCTCTCAAGGGTTAGGTAAAATAGTTGCTGAAGGTATTAAAGGACGTATTAGAAAGCGTTTTACAAAACAACCAAAAAATGAAGATGACACTGCTTTTGATCTTATTCGTGCCTCTGTAAATCTGGTGGTTGCTAGTATCTTGATATCGATAGGTACTTCTTATAAACTGCCTCTCTCTACGACATACGTAACTTTTATGGTAGCTATGGGTACTTCCCTTGCTGACAAAGCCTGGGATAGAGAGTCTGCCGTTTATCGTATCTCTGGTGTTTTTACTGTTGTAGGTGGATGGTTTATGACTGCCATTGTTGCTTTCTCGAGTGCAGCGATCATCGGAGCAACTATTAGTGTTGTTGGTGATGGAACAGTATTCTTATTCTTAGCTTTAGCTATATTCTTGGTGTTTAAATCTACTTTTAAGAGTAAAAAAGACAATGATAACGAAGAGGAAGAAGAGTTAACAGAAGAGGTTTTAGAGACGACTAAAGTGCTAGAAAAGAGCAAGCAAAGAGTTACTAACTCTGTGTTGATAACTTCAAAAGGCTATCTTGTTGCAATTGAAAGCTTCCTAAATGAAGATCGCAAAAATATCAAAGAGATATTAGAAGAGGTTGACTATTTAAGTCAGAAAACTAAAAAGTGGAAGAATAACGTAAATAGTGTTGTTCTAAGGCTTCAAGCAGACTCTGTTGAAACAGGTCACTATTATGTGCAGATCGTCGATTATCTTCGTGAGTTATCACATTCATTGAATTATATCATCACTCCGCTTTATGAGCATATCAGCAATAATCATAGACCTTTTGTAGATGTTCAAGCTGAAGAGTTAATACAACTTGTTAATAAAGTCAATGACTTCTACAATTCAGTAATACATGTAGTTAAAGAAGAGCGTTTTGATAAAATTGATGAACTTATCAACGAACGTGGAGAGGTACTTGAGTTTATGTCAGAGCTTGAAAAGCTTCAGATTAAAAGAATTAAGAAGAAAGAGGTTAATACCCGTAATTCAGTACTATTCTTTAATATTTTGTCAGAATCTAAGAATCTGCTTTTCCACTCAGTAAATATTGCAAAAGCATATAGAGACTTTGTTCATTATTCAAAGAAATCAATTTAA
- a CDS encoding sensor histidine kinase produces MKSYTLKSLSVYLSLALTLIFVVFLTINFVYHRLWFLCISVPILFVVTILIVNYILNSLVYDKLKPIYKIVRSIPVSDRKTKNNLMNSIDLINEVHREVEEWSHLKIAEIKRLKGLEKYRKDYIGNVSHELRTPIFNIQGYVLTLLDGGMDDPKINKLYLERTEKSVDRMISIVDDLESITKLEAGELKLNRTRFDIVQLAQEVFDLEERESTERNITLRFGKIFEKPITVYGDRMKIFDVLRNLIGNGVKYGSKGGFVKVGFYDMMDHIMVEITDNGVGIENDHVHRIFERFYRIDKSRSRKEGGTGLGLAIVKHILEAHNQSIQVKSALDKGSTFTFTLEK; encoded by the coding sequence ATGAAATCCTATACGTTAAAAAGCTTGTCAGTATATTTGTCTCTAGCACTGACTTTGATATTCGTTGTATTTCTTACAATCAACTTTGTTTACCATCGATTATGGTTTTTATGTATCTCTGTACCTATACTTTTTGTTGTTACCATACTCATTGTTAACTATATCTTAAACAGTTTGGTCTACGATAAGTTGAAACCTATCTATAAAATTGTTCGTTCTATCCCTGTGTCGGATAGAAAAACGAAAAATAACTTAATGAATTCGATCGATTTGATCAATGAAGTACATAGAGAAGTAGAGGAGTGGTCACACCTTAAAATAGCTGAAATTAAACGTCTTAAAGGGTTAGAGAAATACCGTAAGGACTATATCGGAAATGTTTCTCACGAACTTAGAACTCCTATCTTCAATATTCAGGGATATGTATTGACCCTGCTTGATGGTGGAATGGACGATCCAAAGATTAATAAACTATATCTTGAAAGAACAGAAAAGAGTGTAGATAGAATGATATCTATAGTTGATGATTTAGAATCGATCACAAAACTTGAAGCGGGAGAGTTGAAACTTAATAGAACTAGATTTGATATCGTACAGTTGGCACAAGAGGTTTTTGACCTTGAGGAGAGAGAGTCCACTGAGAGGAATATTACGCTTCGTTTCGGTAAAATTTTTGAAAAACCTATTACTGTTTATGGAGATCGAATGAAGATATTTGATGTCTTAAGAAACCTTATTGGTAATGGGGTGAAATACGGTTCAAAAGGAGGATTTGTGAAGGTTGGTTTCTACGATATGATGGATCATATTATGGTAGAGATTACTGACAATGGCGTTGGTATTGAGAATGATCATGTACATCGTATCTTTGAACGATTCTATCGAATTGATAAAAGTAGATCAAGAAAAGAGGGTGGGACAGGTTTAGGTCTAGCCATCGTGAAACATATATTAGAAGCTCATAACCAATCTATTCAGGTAAAAAGTGCCCTAGATAAAGGAAGTACATTTACTTTTACCTTAGAGAAATAG
- a CDS encoding response regulator transcription factor, whose translation MSDDYSKYTILLVDDEEDILEFISYNLRREGFNVHTARNGEEAIQQATKYSPHLIILDVMMPEMDGIVACEEIRKIPSLKGCIIAFLTARGEDYSQIAGFEAGADDYITKPIRPKVLISRVKALLKRHDSNTVEAVEDKNILKISDLIIDKEKYLLIKDEKEMILPRKEFELLSLLVSKSGKVFTREEIYNTVWGDNVIVGDRTIDVHIRKLREKIGSEHIKTLKGVGYKFVE comes from the coding sequence ATGAGTGACGATTACAGCAAATACACGATTCTACTTGTGGATGACGAAGAAGATATTCTTGAATTCATTAGCTATAACTTACGTAGAGAAGGATTTAATGTACATACCGCAAGAAATGGAGAAGAAGCAATCCAACAAGCTACAAAATATAGTCCTCATCTGATTATCCTAGATGTGATGATGCCAGAAATGGATGGGATTGTTGCTTGTGAAGAGATTCGTAAAATCCCTTCATTAAAGGGATGTATCATTGCTTTCCTTACAGCAAGAGGCGAAGATTATTCACAAATTGCTGGTTTCGAAGCGGGAGCGGATGATTATATTACGAAACCAATCCGTCCAAAAGTGTTGATAAGTCGTGTTAAAGCACTGCTTAAAAGACATGATTCTAACACAGTGGAGGCTGTCGAAGATAAAAATATCCTTAAGATAAGTGATCTCATTATTGACAAAGAGAAATATCTTTTGATCAAAGATGAGAAGGAGATGATCTTACCTCGTAAAGAGTTTGAATTACTCTCTTTATTGGTATCAAAATCAGGTAAAGTATTTACTAGAGAGGAGATATATAATACGGTGTGGGGAGACAATGTTATTGTTGGTGATCGAACTATTGATGTACACATCCGTAAGCTTAGAGAAAAAATTGGTAGTGAGCATATTAAAACACTCAAAGGTGTTGGGTATAAATTTGTTGAATAA
- a CDS encoding SPOR domain-containing protein: protein MKRIFSLFAIVFSVTFWGCKEKKVKEVPKEVPVIEEVVTEVVTPIEETIEVEETVVIRGVNLKDRYFIIVGSYNIYNNAEVLKTELIKLGYSPVVFMQDENGQFKVAIESFQSLKQAENEMSNLMKGKKLLKHSWIFKRKGEIKPFNKNPI from the coding sequence ATGAAACGAATTTTTTCACTTTTCGCCATTGTCTTTTCTGTTACATTTTGGGGGTGTAAAGAGAAGAAAGTAAAGGAGGTCCCCAAAGAAGTTCCTGTTATTGAGGAGGTTGTTACTGAAGTTGTGACTCCTATTGAAGAAACCATAGAAGTTGAAGAAACAGTGGTTATAAGAGGAGTCAACCTTAAGGATCGATACTTTATTATTGTTGGAAGTTATAATATTTACAACAATGCTGAGGTCTTAAAAACTGAGCTAATAAAGCTAGGCTACAGTCCTGTTGTATTCATGCAAGATGAGAATGGTCAGTTCAAAGTAGCTATCGAATCATTCCAATCACTAAAGCAGGCTGAAAATGAGATGTCGAATCTTATGAAAGGAAAGAAACTATTGAAACACAGTTGGATCTTCAAACGAAAAGGAGAGATTAAACCATTCAATAAAAACCCAATTTAA
- the rpoN gene encoding RNA polymerase factor sigma-54, which translates to MQKLSLQQKLLQKLSPQQIQVIKLLELPTMQLEQRIKKELEENPVLELERSSSEDIDDDYNGDLKSNSDSDNEEFSVDDYLNEEDIPSYKYQANNYSSDDKTQEMPLTEGASFHEILMEQLSLIDLNDEEMILAENIVGNIDEDGYLRRDLESIMDDLLFMQNIHTDEDELAKVLSKIQTLDPSGVGASDLRECLLLQLLRKNASDPVIAVATELIKDHFDEFSKKHYDKLIKRLDIDDEMLKDAIQEVLKLNPKPGSSFSNTIGRTSQAIIPDFILELVDGELVLSLNQRNVPELRVNNTYSNILKDYKATGRKSSSQQKDTALFVKQKLDSAKWFIDAVRQRQQTLLLVMNAIINYQREYFMDGDETKIRPMILKDIADRTGLDVSTISRVSNSKYIQTHFGTFQVKYFFSEAMQKDDGEEVSTREIKQILKEFIEGENKKKPLTDQKLSDILKSKSYNVARRTIAKYREQMGYPVARLRKEI; encoded by the coding sequence ATGCAAAAGTTAAGTTTACAACAGAAGCTTCTTCAGAAGTTGTCTCCTCAGCAAATTCAAGTGATTAAATTGCTTGAATTACCTACGATGCAGTTAGAGCAAAGAATCAAGAAAGAATTAGAGGAAAACCCAGTATTAGAACTTGAGAGGTCTAGTTCTGAAGATATCGATGACGATTATAATGGAGATTTAAAATCGAATTCTGATTCCGATAATGAAGAATTTTCAGTTGATGATTACTTGAATGAAGAAGATATTCCCTCTTATAAGTATCAAGCAAACAACTACTCCTCTGATGATAAAACACAAGAGATGCCATTAACTGAGGGAGCTTCATTTCATGAAATATTAATGGAGCAGCTTAGTCTTATTGACTTGAATGATGAGGAGATGATATTAGCTGAAAATATTGTCGGCAATATTGATGAAGATGGCTATCTAAGAAGAGATTTAGAGTCTATTATGGACGATCTTCTTTTTATGCAAAATATCCATACAGATGAAGATGAATTAGCTAAGGTTCTATCTAAAATACAAACCTTAGATCCTTCTGGTGTAGGAGCTTCTGATTTAAGAGAGTGTCTGTTACTTCAACTGTTACGTAAAAATGCATCAGACCCAGTCATTGCAGTTGCTACAGAGCTTATTAAAGACCATTTCGATGAATTCTCTAAGAAGCATTACGATAAATTAATTAAGCGATTAGATATTGATGATGAAATGCTTAAGGACGCAATCCAAGAGGTACTAAAGCTTAATCCAAAGCCTGGAAGTTCTTTTAGCAATACAATAGGTAGAACTAGCCAAGCCATTATTCCTGATTTTATTCTTGAACTTGTTGATGGGGAGCTGGTCTTATCACTAAATCAACGTAATGTCCCGGAATTAAGAGTTAACAACACCTATTCTAACATTCTAAAGGATTACAAAGCAACAGGAAGGAAAAGTAGTTCTCAACAGAAAGATACAGCTCTCTTTGTTAAACAGAAATTAGACTCTGCAAAATGGTTCATAGATGCTGTTAGACAACGCCAGCAGACACTTCTATTGGTAATGAATGCGATCATCAATTATCAAAGAGAATATTTTATGGATGGTGATGAAACTAAAATAAGGCCGATGATATTGAAAGATATTGCTGATCGTACGGGTTTAGATGTTTCAACAATATCGCGTGTCTCGAATAGCAAATATATCCAGACCCATTTTGGCACATTTCAAGTGAAATATTTCTTTTCTGAAGCAATGCAGAAGGATGATGGAGAAGAGGTTTCAACAAGGGAGATTAAGCAAATTCTTAAAGAGTTCATCGAGGGAGAGAATAAGAAGAAGCCATTAACAGATCAAAAGCTCTCAGATATACTTAAGAGCAAGAGTTATAATGTTGCTCGTAGAACGATTGCGAAATATCGTGAACAGATGGGATATCCAGTAGCTAGATTACGTAAAGAAATATAG
- the ruvB gene encoding Holliday junction branch migration DNA helicase RuvB, whose translation MDDNFDFREEKTFDSDSDLNNKLRPLSFDDFKGQKKIVDNLEIFVEAAKMREEALDHVLLHGPPGLGKTTLSNIIANELNVGLKITSGPVLDKPGDLAGLLTNLEPHDVLFIDEIHRLSPIVEEYLYSAMEDFRIDIMIDKGPSARSIQIEINPFTLIGATTRSGLLTSPLRARFGINSHLEYYDIDVLTKIVVRSSALLNVPIDEAAAHEIAFRSRGTPRIVNSLLRRVRDFAMVKGNGQINIEITRYALEALNIDKYGLDEMDNKILATIIDKFKGGPVGISTIATAVGEDAGTIEEVYEPFLIKEGFIKRTPRGREVTELAYTHLGRASIDDSSNYKLF comes from the coding sequence ATGGATGATAATTTTGATTTTAGAGAAGAGAAGACATTTGATTCGGATAGTGACTTAAACAACAAGTTACGACCATTATCCTTTGATGACTTTAAAGGTCAAAAAAAAATCGTTGATAATCTAGAGATTTTTGTTGAAGCTGCCAAAATGAGAGAGGAAGCTCTTGATCATGTCCTTCTCCATGGCCCACCTGGTTTAGGAAAAACTACTTTATCTAATATCATCGCTAACGAATTAAATGTAGGTCTTAAGATTACTTCAGGTCCTGTTTTAGACAAACCAGGAGACTTGGCAGGTCTATTAACTAACTTAGAACCACATGATGTGCTTTTTATTGATGAAATCCATCGATTATCTCCTATCGTTGAAGAGTATTTATATTCCGCGATGGAAGATTTCCGTATTGATATCATGATAGATAAAGGGCCTAGTGCTAGGTCAATACAGATTGAAATCAACCCTTTCACTTTAATAGGGGCAACAACTAGATCAGGGTTATTAACAAGCCCTTTAAGAGCTCGATTTGGGATTAATAGTCATCTTGAGTATTATGATATTGATGTATTAACAAAAATTGTGGTCCGATCATCCGCTCTACTCAATGTACCTATTGATGAAGCTGCAGCGCATGAAATTGCGTTTAGAAGTAGAGGTACGCCACGTATTGTGAATAGCTTGCTTAGAAGGGTAAGAGACTTTGCAATGGTTAAAGGAAATGGGCAAATTAATATTGAAATAACTCGTTATGCTTTAGAGGCATTAAATATTGACAAATATGGTCTTGATGAAATGGATAATAAGATTTTAGCTACGATCATTGATAAATTTAAAGGTGGTCCTGTTGGAATATCAACCATTGCTACTGCTGTTGGAGAAGATGCTGGAACAATTGAAGAGGTATATGAACCGTTCTTAATAAAAGAAGGTTTTATTAAGAGAACACCTCGTGGACGAGAGGTTACAGAGTTGGCATATACACATTTAGGAAGGGCTTCAATAGATGATAGTTCTAATTATAAGTTATTTTAA
- the rpiB gene encoding ribose 5-phosphate isomerase B — protein sequence MNKIAIACDHAGYERKIDVIKYLNEQGFEVVDFGCNSLDSCDYADYVHPLASKIDKGELKRGIIICGSANGVNMTANKYQNVRSALCWQSEIAELARSHNDANVCAIPARFTSLEVSLDIVKTFLNTDFEGGRHTRRVEKIAIQKQ from the coding sequence ATGAATAAAATTGCAATTGCTTGCGATCATGCAGGATACGAAAGAAAGATAGATGTTATCAAGTATTTAAATGAGCAAGGTTTTGAAGTAGTTGACTTTGGATGTAACTCATTAGATAGCTGTGACTACGCTGATTATGTACATCCTTTGGCTTCAAAAATTGATAAAGGCGAGCTAAAAAGGGGGATTATTATTTGTGGAAGTGCTAACGGTGTTAATATGACTGCAAATAAATATCAAAATGTTAGATCTGCTTTGTGTTGGCAGAGTGAGATTGCTGAATTAGCTAGATCACACAATGATGCAAATGTTTGTGCAATTCCAGCTAGGTTCACTTCATTAGAGGTATCACTAGATATTGTAAAGACATTTCTGAATACAGATTTTGAAGGAGGTCGTCATACTCGTAGAGTTGAGAAAATCGCAATTCAAAAGCAGTAA